In the Helianthus annuus cultivar XRQ/B chromosome 11, HanXRQr2.0-SUNRISE, whole genome shotgun sequence genome, one interval contains:
- the LOC118483976 gene encoding uncharacterized protein LOC118483976, with the protein MSWNQFVALIKENYCPQHEVEKIESDFLLLVMKNLDCQAYLTSFNTLSRLVPYLVTPEPKRIARFIGGMAPEIKASVKASRPATFRSAADISLSLTLDAVRQRSLRNADAEKRKREDDGSWRSEKKRKGNNDHKKGSGSKKGDQQTGDKPRCKVCKKHHFGRCRYKSRSQSQPKVCGICKSPDHKALYCKKLKDATCFNCNEKGHLRPNCPKLAKKAEEGKKTNARIFQVNAQEAIQNDNVITG; encoded by the coding sequence ATGTCATGGAAtcaatttgttgctcttatcaaggagAACTATTGTCCTCAACacgaggtggaaaagatagaatctgattttctgtTGTTGGTCATGaaaaacctggattgccaggcatatctcacgagTTTTAATACCCTGTCAAGGTTAgttccttaccttgtgacaccTGAACCTAAaaggatagcccgtttcattgggggtatGGCCCCGGAAATCAAAGCAagtgtcaaggcctctcggcccgctacatttCGATCAGcagctgacatatctctgtcccttacGCTGGATGCTGTTAggcagagatcattgagaaatgcgGATGCTGAAAAGagaaaacgcgaagatgatggttcgtGGCGCTCAGAGAAGAAGCGCAagggaaacaatgaccacaagaaagggtcgggatccaagaagggagATCAACAGACGGGTGATAAACCCCGatgcaaggtttgtaagaagcaccatttcgggaggtgCAGGTATAAGTCTAGATCCCAATCCCAGCCGAAAgtttgtgggatttgcaagtccccaGATCACAAGGCATTATACTgtaagaaactcaaggatgccaCATGCTTTAATTGTAACGAGAAGGGACATCTTAGGCCCAACTGCCCGAAACTTGCGAAAAAGGCTGaagagggaaagaagaccaaCGCTAGGATCTTCCAGGTGAATGCTCAGGAAGCTATTCAGAACGATAACGtgataacag